In the genome of Myroides phaeus, one region contains:
- a CDS encoding tetratricopeptide repeat protein, producing MRKNNRLAYLTLALGSITASAQQSAIYVDELADFRHAVALYDEEQYLAAQLLFSKVKNNPTAHNKEVEADCVYYIANCAIRLDQDGAEDKIDEFVKNYPTSSKQNQAYVEVTDYYFSKGNFAKSLHYASKVKENAIANEKVLDRFNFEKGYSYFYAKNKKEAEKYLKRVSPNGVWGEQATYYLGYIAYDSDKFDDAKKLFDKVETKSTYKEKMGYYQADMSFKTGNFQEAIAKGNAQMKVATPEEQSELSKIVGESYFNLKQYDKALPYLLKYKGKNGKWSNTDFYQLGYAYYKSKDYPNAIEQFNKIIGGDNAIAQNAYYHLGESYLNTHKKTQALNAFKNASEMRFDAGIQEDAFLNYAKLSYDIGNAYVSTPEVLNAYITKYPSSPYKGEMESLLIDSYVTSKNYKEALALLEKNRSKANGEVYQQVAFLRGLELFSDGQYNEALNLFDKSLAEKQNLKYTAKAQYWKGETLFYLNKFAESINVFKAFGENPAAKGLNERENLNYNLAYSYFKMKDYANAATYFKQYVDGNPKNEARSIDANLRLGDCSFVLGKYWPAMEAYNKVIEANKVDVEYARFQKALSYGFVDRHARKIEDLTQFVKDYPTSNLADDAQYEIGVSHDVMNESTKAVAAFDKLLKDYPTSSFKARAILRQGLINYNANKSDAALAKFKQVVKESPNSPEALEAVQNARLIYVDNGKVDEYAAWVKGLSFVKVTDAELDKDTYESAEKQYVQNNTQQAIAGYEKYLKSFPSGQKALQAHFYLGQMYFAENNMDKATANYEAVVNSEKSEYSEISLARLAEIYLKNKNVSKATTALKRLDNEAVQEQNVVFAKSNLMKLSYEQNQYNDALRYAEAVLKMPKTDNKVKSDAQVIIARTAFATKDDAKAKKAYQEVLKLAKGELAAEALYFDAYYKNKEGKFDASNESVQKLAKDYSGYKYYGAKGLVLMAKNFYQLKDSYQATYILESVTNNFGEFTDVVNEAKQELAKIKGEEAKRNSSIAQ from the coding sequence ATGCGCAAAAATAATAGATTAGCTTATTTAACTCTCGCGCTTGGGAGTATAACTGCAAGTGCACAGCAATCAGCTATTTATGTAGACGAATTAGCTGATTTTAGACACGCTGTGGCTCTGTATGATGAGGAACAGTATTTAGCTGCTCAATTATTATTTTCTAAAGTGAAAAACAATCCTACTGCTCATAATAAGGAAGTGGAAGCTGATTGTGTTTATTATATCGCAAACTGTGCAATTCGCTTAGATCAAGATGGTGCGGAGGATAAGATTGACGAGTTTGTTAAAAATTACCCTACGAGTTCTAAACAGAACCAAGCGTATGTGGAAGTAACGGATTACTATTTCTCAAAAGGTAATTTCGCTAAGTCACTTCACTATGCATCTAAAGTAAAAGAAAATGCTATTGCTAACGAGAAAGTGTTAGACCGTTTCAACTTTGAAAAAGGATATAGTTATTTCTATGCTAAAAATAAAAAAGAAGCAGAAAAATATTTAAAACGCGTTAGTCCAAATGGGGTATGGGGTGAACAAGCTACATATTACCTTGGATACATCGCATATGACTCTGATAAGTTTGACGATGCTAAAAAGCTTTTTGATAAAGTAGAAACTAAATCTACTTACAAAGAGAAAATGGGGTATTATCAAGCGGATATGAGTTTTAAAACGGGTAATTTCCAAGAGGCGATTGCTAAAGGGAATGCTCAAATGAAAGTGGCTACACCTGAGGAACAATCTGAATTGTCTAAAATTGTTGGAGAGAGTTATTTTAACTTGAAACAATATGATAAAGCATTGCCTTATTTGTTGAAATATAAAGGGAAGAATGGCAAGTGGAGCAATACTGACTTCTATCAGTTGGGATATGCTTATTACAAGTCTAAAGATTACCCTAATGCGATTGAGCAATTCAACAAGATTATTGGTGGTGATAATGCTATCGCTCAAAATGCTTACTACCACTTGGGAGAAAGTTATTTGAATACACATAAAAAAACTCAAGCGCTTAATGCTTTTAAGAATGCTTCTGAAATGCGTTTTGATGCGGGAATTCAAGAGGATGCTTTCTTAAATTATGCGAAGTTGAGTTATGATATTGGTAATGCGTATGTGAGTACTCCTGAAGTATTGAATGCGTATATTACTAAATACCCTTCTTCTCCATACAAAGGGGAAATGGAATCGTTGTTAATCGATTCGTATGTTACTTCTAAAAACTACAAAGAGGCGTTGGCTTTATTAGAGAAAAATCGCTCTAAGGCTAATGGGGAAGTTTACCAACAGGTTGCTTTCTTACGCGGATTGGAATTGTTTAGTGATGGACAATACAATGAGGCGTTGAACTTATTTGATAAGTCGTTGGCTGAGAAGCAAAATTTAAAATATACTGCTAAGGCACAATATTGGAAAGGTGAAACATTGTTTTACTTGAACAAGTTTGCTGAATCTATCAATGTGTTTAAAGCATTTGGAGAGAATCCAGCTGCTAAAGGATTGAACGAGCGCGAGAATTTGAATTACAATTTAGCGTATTCTTATTTTAAAATGAAGGATTATGCTAATGCGGCTACGTACTTTAAACAATATGTGGATGGTAATCCTAAAAACGAGGCGAGAAGCATTGATGCTAACTTACGTTTAGGGGATTGTAGTTTTGTATTGGGTAAATACTGGCCTGCAATGGAGGCGTACAACAAAGTTATTGAAGCGAATAAAGTGGATGTAGAGTATGCGCGTTTCCAAAAAGCATTGAGCTATGGTTTTGTAGATCGTCATGCAAGAAAAATTGAAGACTTAACGCAGTTTGTGAAGGATTATCCTACTTCTAACTTAGCAGATGATGCGCAGTATGAAATTGGGGTAAGTCACGATGTGATGAATGAGTCTACTAAGGCTGTGGCTGCTTTTGATAAGTTGTTAAAAGATTATCCTACGTCAAGTTTTAAAGCGAGAGCTATTTTACGTCAAGGGTTAATTAACTACAATGCAAATAAATCTGATGCGGCATTAGCTAAGTTTAAACAAGTGGTTAAGGAATCTCCTAATTCTCCAGAGGCATTAGAGGCTGTGCAAAATGCGCGTTTAATCTATGTTGATAATGGTAAGGTAGATGAATATGCTGCTTGGGTGAAAGGACTTTCTTTTGTGAAGGTAACGGATGCAGAGTTAGATAAAGATACGTATGAGTCTGCTGAGAAGCAATATGTTCAGAATAATACACAGCAAGCGATTGCAGGCTATGAGAAGTATTTAAAAAGCTTCCCTTCTGGACAAAAAGCATTGCAAGCACATTTCTACTTAGGTCAAATGTACTTTGCAGAGAATAATATGGATAAAGCAACAGCTAATTATGAAGCTGTAGTGAATAGTGAGAAGAGTGAATACTCTGAGATTTCACTTGCAAGATTAGCTGAAATTTACTTGAAGAATAAAAACGTAAGTAAGGCAACAACTGCTTTAAAACGTTTAGATAATGAGGCTGTGCAAGAACAGAATGTTGTGTTTGCAAAGTCTAACTTAATGAAGTTATCGTATGAGCAAAACCAGTACAACGATGCGTTGCGTTATGCAGAGGCTGTATTGAAAATGCCAAAAACAGATAATAAAGTGAAGAGTGATGCACAGGTGATTATTGCAAGAACTGCGTTTGCTACGAAAGATGATGCAAAAGCGAAAAAAGCGTACCAAGAAGTGTTGAAATTAGCAAAAGGAGAGTTAGCTGCTGAGGCATTGTACTTTGATGCTTATTACAAAAACAAAGAAGGTAAGTTTGATGCCTCTAACGAGAGCGTACAGAAGTTAGCAAAAGATTACTCTGGGTATAAGTACTACGGGGCAAAAGGATTGGTGTTAATGGCTAAGAACTTTTATCAGTTGAAAGATAGTTACCAAGCAACTTACATTTTAGAAAGTGTAACAAATAATTTTGGTGAGTTTACAGATGTTGTAAATGAAGCAAAACAAGAGCTTGCTAAGATTAAAGGGGAAGAGGCAAAGAGAAACTCATCTATTGCTCAATAA
- a CDS encoding TonB-dependent receptor yields MNNNKIYTIFSAVTLLGGTAFAQEKTNDTNKLGTEVVNVVRAYDATISDAFKVRALPNTDEDATTKKKDVVYTISSFPVASTFVPEKGKAAEVEKSERLKKFNNYVMFGAGNYTNLNGEAFLSHKLNKNSFLAGYASHFSSQGGIKDLLLDDAFSKTKAGLVYGGQLDNFGWNAEVGGSYQLSNWYGLPTKDVLFSKEMLSGVDESQHYKNVFVNAGLEFRNSPFTNLDLHYDHFWDDFSSVENRVTVKPHVKTQLGIGEANLGLIVDYVGTEYKNAFTADKIEYKHLNIGAQPSLTFQDDDYSVQLGLGIFYNDGKVAGKTQNNVYVYPQIKASYNLVPGLLVTYAGIEGGLKQNSFRQFTEANPFVSPDLLITPTDEKYDIYIGLKGKLDNTISYNVKGSYKRESDKAFFVHNEFSLNEAKVPYMFGNSFGVEYNTLKTFNLFGELRFDFEENVSMGIHGEWNNYDTDAIEAWNLAKVKAGADFKFDFTDQWFAGLDVFYVGKRKDAFTVNPTGLIGDYNTIDSPQVVELNDYVDLNIKVGYRPTKNWTLFVKGSNLLNDKYSNFDNFRVQGVQVMGGAMYKFDF; encoded by the coding sequence ATGAATAATAATAAGATATATACGATTTTTTCTGCTGTTACGCTTTTAGGAGGTACAGCATTTGCGCAAGAAAAAACAAATGATACTAATAAATTAGGTACGGAAGTAGTAAACGTGGTTCGCGCGTATGATGCTACTATTTCTGATGCTTTTAAAGTTAGAGCGTTGCCTAATACAGATGAGGATGCTACAACTAAGAAAAAGGATGTAGTGTATACGATCAGTTCGTTTCCTGTAGCTTCAACGTTTGTGCCTGAGAAAGGTAAAGCGGCTGAAGTTGAGAAGTCTGAACGTTTGAAAAAATTCAATAACTACGTGATGTTTGGTGCGGGTAACTACACAAACTTAAACGGAGAAGCTTTTTTGAGTCATAAGTTGAATAAAAACAGCTTTTTAGCTGGATATGCTTCACATTTTTCTTCTCAAGGGGGAATTAAAGACTTATTGTTAGATGACGCTTTTTCTAAAACTAAAGCAGGTTTAGTATATGGAGGTCAATTAGATAATTTTGGATGGAATGCTGAAGTAGGAGGAAGTTACCAATTGAGTAATTGGTACGGTTTACCTACAAAAGATGTTTTGTTTAGTAAAGAAATGTTGAGCGGAGTAGATGAAAGTCAGCATTACAAAAACGTATTTGTAAATGCGGGATTAGAGTTTAGAAATAGTCCGTTTACCAATCTTGATTTACATTATGACCATTTTTGGGATGACTTTAGTTCGGTTGAAAACCGTGTGACAGTTAAGCCACACGTAAAAACACAATTGGGAATTGGTGAGGCTAACTTAGGACTTATTGTTGACTATGTTGGAACAGAGTATAAAAATGCGTTTACAGCTGATAAAATTGAGTACAAACATTTAAACATTGGTGCACAGCCAAGTTTAACTTTCCAAGATGACGATTATTCTGTTCAGTTGGGATTAGGTATTTTCTACAATGATGGTAAGGTTGCAGGAAAGACACAAAACAATGTTTATGTGTATCCACAGATTAAGGCATCTTATAATTTAGTACCTGGGTTATTAGTAACGTATGCAGGTATTGAAGGAGGATTAAAACAAAATTCTTTCAGACAGTTTACAGAGGCAAATCCGTTTGTATCTCCAGACTTATTGATTACTCCTACTGATGAGAAGTATGACATCTACATTGGTTTAAAAGGAAAGTTAGATAATACAATTTCATATAACGTAAAAGGTTCTTATAAAAGAGAGAGCGATAAAGCATTTTTTGTGCACAATGAATTTTCTTTAAATGAAGCTAAGGTTCCTTATATGTTTGGAAACTCTTTTGGAGTAGAGTACAATACATTAAAAACGTTTAATTTATTTGGTGAATTGCGTTTTGACTTTGAAGAGAATGTGTCTATGGGAATTCACGGAGAGTGGAATAACTATGATACAGACGCGATCGAGGCTTGGAATTTAGCGAAAGTAAAAGCTGGTGCTGATTTTAAATTTGACTTTACAGACCAATGGTTTGCTGGTTTAGATGTGTTTTATGTTGGAAAAAGAAAAGATGCATTTACAGTTAATCCTACCGGATTAATCGGAGATTATAACACAATAGATTCACCACAAGTTGTAGAGTTAAACGACTATGTTGATTTGAATATTAAAGTTGGCTATAGACCTACAAAAAATTGGACATTATTTGTCAAAGGAAGCAATTTACTGAATGATAAGTACAGTAATTTTGATAATTTCCGAGTACAAGGAGTACAGGTTATGGGTGGAGCAATGTATAAATTCGATTTTTGA
- the rplT gene encoding 50S ribosomal protein L20 has translation MARSVNSVASRARRKRILKQAKGFFGRRKNVWTVAKNAVEKAMVYAYRDRKQKKRNFRSLWIMRINAGARLHGMSYSVFMGKLKASNIELNRKVLADLAMNHPEAFAAIVNQVK, from the coding sequence ATGGCAAGATCAGTAAACTCAGTAGCTTCAAGAGCAAGAAGAAAAAGAATTTTGAAGCAAGCCAAAGGATTCTTTGGAAGACGTAAAAACGTTTGGACAGTAGCTAAAAACGCGGTAGAAAAAGCAATGGTATATGCTTACCGTGATAGAAAACAAAAGAAAAGAAACTTCCGTTCTTTATGGATTATGCGTATCAACGCTGGTGCAAGATTACACGGAATGAGCTATTCTGTTTTTATGGGTAAATTAAAAGCTAGCAATATCGAATTGAACCGTAAAGTTCTTGCAGATTTAGCTATGAATCACCCTGAAGCTTTCGCAGCTATCGTTAATCAAGTAAAATAA
- the infC gene encoding translation initiation factor IF-3 produces MAVRQNRGRNPREEKKDAHRINNAIRVPEVRLVGDNVETGIYKLAEAMRFAEEQELDLVEISPNAEPPVCKVIDYKKFLYEQKKREKMLKAKSTQITVKEIRFGPQTDEHDYEFKKKNAEKFLKEGSKLKAFVFFKGRSIIYKDQGQILLLRLAQDLEEFGKVESMPVLEGKRMTMFIAPKKKK; encoded by the coding sequence ATAGCAGTAAGACAAAACAGAGGAAGAAATCCTCGCGAAGAAAAGAAAGATGCGCATAGAATTAACAATGCCATCCGCGTTCCTGAAGTTCGTCTTGTAGGAGACAACGTCGAAACAGGTATTTATAAGCTCGCAGAAGCAATGCGCTTTGCAGAAGAGCAAGAATTGGATTTGGTAGAAATTTCGCCAAACGCAGAACCACCTGTTTGTAAAGTGATCGATTACAAAAAATTCCTTTACGAACAGAAGAAGCGTGAAAAAATGCTAAAGGCTAAATCGACGCAAATCACAGTAAAAGAGATCCGTTTCGGTCCTCAAACAGATGAGCACGATTACGAATTCAAAAAGAAAAATGCTGAGAAATTCCTTAAGGAAGGTTCTAAGTTAAAAGCATTCGTTTTCTTTAAAGGACGTTCGATCATTTATAAAGATCAAGGACAGATTTTATTACTTAGACTTGCGCAAGATTTAGAGGAATTTGGTAAAGTTGAAAGTATGCCTGTCTTAGAAGGTAAGCGTATGACTATGTTCATCGCACCTAAAAAGAAAAAATAA
- a CDS encoding class IV adenylate cyclase produces MELINVEFKARVNNYEAVKCKLDSLPIYCEGDMKQVDTYYNVPKGRVKLREYDSYSSLIYYNRENTAGVKQSDVLYYKHESNPALGAILELQFGIKVKVAKVRRKYVKDNVSIHLDRVEGLGCFVEVEACNSGVDLTLEELRMQCDEFFNLLQLRKEDLIDVSYSDLLLRQVI; encoded by the coding sequence ATGGAGCTAATTAATGTGGAGTTTAAGGCTCGTGTAAATAATTATGAGGCAGTTAAGTGTAAATTGGATAGTTTGCCTATTTACTGTGAGGGAGATATGAAACAGGTAGATACGTATTATAATGTTCCGAAAGGGCGTGTGAAATTACGTGAGTATGACTCTTATAGTTCGTTGATCTATTATAATAGAGAGAATACGGCTGGTGTAAAACAATCGGATGTGTTGTATTATAAGCACGAGAGTAATCCTGCTTTGGGTGCTATTTTAGAGTTGCAATTTGGTATTAAAGTTAAGGTGGCTAAGGTTCGTCGGAAGTATGTAAAGGATAATGTAAGTATTCATTTGGATAGAGTAGAAGGCTTAGGATGTTTTGTAGAAGTTGAAGCTTGTAATAGTGGAGTGGATTTAACTTTAGAGGAGTTGCGTATGCAATGCGATGAGTTTTTTAATTTATTGCAGTTGCGAAAGGAAGATTTGATTGATGTGTCTTATAGTGATTTATTGTTAAGACAAGTGATATAA
- a CDS encoding CidA/LrgA family protein: protein MNLIKQVAVIVGSLAFGELVVYLTNVKLPSSIIGLVFLWTLLKIGWIKVESIGGITDFLIKNMGIFFVPPCVAMLNYFGILSKSIVPIVVATLVSTALVIFVTGLTHQLLRKK from the coding sequence ATGAATTTAATTAAACAAGTGGCGGTGATTGTAGGATCACTCGCGTTTGGAGAGTTAGTAGTTTACCTTACTAATGTAAAATTACCTTCAAGTATAATAGGGTTAGTTTTCTTGTGGACCTTATTAAAAATTGGTTGGATTAAAGTTGAATCTATTGGAGGAATAACGGATTTTTTAATAAAGAATATGGGAATCTTCTTTGTTCCGCCGTGTGTGGCGATGTTGAATTACTTTGGAATATTAAGTAAGTCTATCGTTCCTATTGTTGTAGCAACTCTTGTGAGTACAGCATTAGTCATTTTTGTCACTGGATTAACTCACCAATTATTACGAAAAAAATAA
- a CDS encoding LrgB family protein: MEFLANPTFLLFLTLAIYSVGIYLTSKKKWVIFNPIILSTGVLISYLLILKIPYDNYHVAGQYIDFFLKPSIVALAVPLYVQWDKIKKQLVPILFSQLAGCIVGVVSVVLLAKWTGADKEIILSLAPKSVSTPIALEISKAVNGIPSVTAAAVMIAGIFGSMIGFKFLNLSRISNPMSQGIAMGTSSHAMGTMKAMEISNKYGAFASVGMIFNGILTAVLAPIILGLIAPYL, encoded by the coding sequence ATGGAATTTTTAGCAAACCCAACGTTTTTACTTTTCTTGACGTTAGCAATTTATTCTGTAGGAATCTACTTGACTTCAAAAAAGAAATGGGTTATTTTTAATCCGATCATCTTATCTACAGGGGTACTGATTAGCTACCTTTTAATTTTAAAAATACCTTACGATAATTATCACGTAGCAGGACAGTATATCGACTTTTTTCTAAAGCCTTCTATTGTTGCTCTTGCTGTGCCACTTTATGTGCAATGGGATAAAATCAAAAAGCAATTAGTGCCTATTTTGTTTAGTCAATTAGCTGGATGTATAGTAGGGGTAGTTTCGGTTGTACTTCTTGCGAAATGGACTGGAGCTGACAAGGAGATTATCCTGTCGTTAGCACCTAAATCTGTAAGTACACCTATCGCTTTAGAAATTTCAAAAGCTGTAAACGGTATTCCTTCTGTTACTGCAGCTGCAGTTATGATAGCTGGAATATTTGGTAGTATGATTGGTTTTAAATTTTTAAACTTATCGCGAATAAGCAATCCAATGTCACAGGGAATCGCAATGGGTACTTCTTCTCACGCGATGGGAACTATGAAAGCAATGGAAATTAGTAATAAGTACGGAGCCTTTGCAAGTGTTGGTATGATTTTCAATGGAATACTAACAGCAGTGTTAGCGCCTATTATCTTAGGGTTGATTGCACCGTATTTATAA
- a CDS encoding cell division ATP-binding protein FtsE codes for MSRTVLSLQGVDIFQNKHKVLSNVNLEVKKGEFIYIIGKTGAGKSSFMKTLYADIPLTIGEGSIVDYDLKALKEKDIPYLRRSLGIVFQDFKLLPDRTVYGNLYFALQATGWTEKEAMNRKIEEVLDSVGMLAHIQKMPHQLSGGEQQRIAIARALLNDPDLILADEPTGNLDPQTSSDVMDLLLKINEAGRTIIMVTHDYALLLKYPSKTLKCDDGTLFEVIHRTAQN; via the coding sequence ATGTCTCGAACAGTTTTATCCTTACAAGGAGTAGATATTTTCCAAAACAAACACAAGGTGCTTTCTAACGTAAACTTAGAAGTTAAAAAAGGAGAATTTATATACATCATTGGTAAAACAGGTGCTGGTAAAAGTAGTTTTATGAAAACACTTTACGCAGATATTCCTTTAACGATAGGCGAAGGTTCTATTGTGGACTATGATTTGAAAGCTTTAAAAGAAAAAGATATTCCTTATTTAAGAAGATCATTAGGTATTGTATTCCAAGATTTCAAATTATTGCCAGACCGCACTGTTTATGGTAACTTGTACTTTGCTTTACAAGCGACAGGTTGGACAGAAAAAGAGGCGATGAACCGCAAGATAGAAGAAGTACTTGATAGCGTTGGTATGTTAGCACATATTCAAAAAATGCCACACCAATTATCTGGTGGAGAACAACAGCGTATAGCTATTGCACGTGCTTTATTAAATGATCCAGACTTAATTTTAGCAGATGAGCCAACAGGTAACTTAGACCCACAGACAAGTTCTGATGTAATGGACCTATTACTTAAAATTAACGAAGCAGGACGTACAATCATAATGGTTACTCACGATTATGCTTTATTATTAAAATATCCATCTAAAACACTTAAATGTGACGATGGTACCCTATTTGAAGTAATTCACAGAACAGCTCAAAACTAA
- the thrS gene encoding threonine--tRNA ligase has protein sequence MIKITLPDGSVKEFASGITPFDVAKSISEGLARNIISASFNGTTIETTTPLTTDGSLVLYSWNDDEGKKAFWHSTSHVMAQALLELFPGIKLTIGPAIANGFYYDVDFMDHKVSDADFKNIEAKVIEIARGKHEFTMRSSTKAEALEYYKKDNNPYKVELIENLEDGTITFCDHDNFTDLCRGGHIPNTGIIKAFKVLSIAGAYWRGDEKNKQLTRVYGISFPKQKDLTEYLEMLEEAKKRDHRKLGKELELFTFSQRVGQGLPLWLPKGAALRDRLEYFLRKAQKKAGYEQVVTPHIGQKELYVTSGHYAKYGADSFQPIHTPVEGEEFLLKPMNCPHHCEIYNSKPWSYKDLPKRFAEFGTVYRYEQSGELHGLTRVRGFTQDDAHIFCMPEQLDEEFKKVIDLVLYVFGSLGFENFTAQVSVRDLSNPEKYIGSVENWEKAEQAIINAAKDKGLNYVVETGEAAFYGPKLDFMVKDALGRSWQLGTIQVDYNLPERFDLNYKGSDNELHRPVMIHRAPFGSMERFIAILLEHTGGNFPLWLMPEQAIILSLSEKYEKYAKKVLDLLENSEIRALVDNRNETIGKKIREAEVQKFPYMLIVGEDEEKNGTISVRKHGDSGKSNQTMKIEEFINLVQEEVKGSMKQFGE, from the coding sequence ATGATAAAAATTACATTACCAGACGGTTCAGTGAAAGAGTTTGCCTCGGGTATTACTCCTTTCGATGTTGCAAAAAGTATAAGTGAAGGTTTAGCAAGAAATATCATTTCTGCAAGCTTCAATGGTACCACCATCGAAACCACGACCCCATTGACGACCGATGGTAGTTTAGTTTTATACTCATGGAATGATGATGAAGGAAAAAAGGCTTTCTGGCACTCAACTTCTCACGTAATGGCGCAAGCTTTATTGGAGTTATTCCCTGGAATCAAATTGACAATAGGACCTGCAATTGCTAATGGTTTCTATTACGATGTTGATTTTATGGATCACAAAGTATCAGATGCTGATTTTAAGAATATTGAAGCAAAAGTTATCGAAATAGCTCGTGGTAAACACGAATTTACAATGAGATCTTCTACAAAAGCAGAAGCATTGGAATACTATAAAAAAGATAACAACCCATATAAAGTAGAATTGATTGAGAACTTAGAAGATGGTACTATTACTTTCTGTGATCACGACAATTTTACTGACTTATGTCGTGGTGGACATATTCCTAATACAGGAATTATCAAAGCTTTCAAAGTGCTTTCTATTGCAGGGGCTTACTGGAGAGGGGATGAGAAAAATAAACAGTTAACTCGTGTTTATGGTATTTCTTTCCCTAAACAAAAAGACCTTACTGAGTATTTAGAAATGCTTGAAGAGGCTAAAAAACGTGATCATAGAAAATTAGGTAAAGAATTAGAATTGTTTACTTTTTCACAAAGAGTAGGTCAAGGGTTGCCGTTATGGTTACCTAAAGGAGCTGCTTTGAGAGACCGTTTAGAGTACTTCTTGAGAAAAGCACAGAAAAAAGCAGGATATGAGCAAGTGGTTACACCGCATATCGGACAAAAAGAGTTGTATGTAACTTCTGGTCACTACGCTAAGTATGGAGCAGATAGTTTCCAACCAATCCACACTCCTGTGGAAGGAGAAGAGTTCTTGTTAAAACCAATGAACTGTCCTCACCACTGTGAGATTTATAATTCTAAACCATGGTCTTATAAAGACTTACCAAAACGTTTTGCTGAGTTCGGTACTGTTTACCGTTATGAGCAATCGGGTGAGTTACACGGATTAACTCGTGTTCGTGGGTTTACTCAAGATGATGCACACATTTTCTGTATGCCGGAACAATTAGACGAAGAGTTTAAAAAAGTAATTGACTTGGTATTGTATGTTTTTGGTTCTTTAGGATTCGAAAACTTTACAGCACAAGTATCAGTTAGAGATTTAAGCAACCCTGAGAAATATATCGGTTCTGTTGAAAATTGGGAGAAAGCTGAACAAGCAATTATCAACGCTGCGAAAGATAAAGGTCTTAATTATGTTGTAGAAACAGGAGAAGCTGCTTTCTACGGACCTAAATTAGACTTTATGGTAAAAGATGCTTTAGGTAGAAGCTGGCAATTAGGAACTATCCAAGTTGACTATAACTTACCTGAACGTTTTGATTTGAATTATAAAGGTTCTGATAATGAATTACACCGTCCGGTTATGATTCACAGAGCTCCTTTCGGGTCTATGGAACGTTTTATAGCGATTTTATTAGAGCATACAGGTGGTAATTTCCCACTTTGGTTAATGCCAGAGCAAGCTATTATACTGTCTTTGAGTGAGAAGTATGAAAAATATGCGAAAAAAGTTTTAGATTTGCTGGAAAATAGCGAAATTCGCGCGCTGGTAGATAACCGAAATGAAACAATCGGTAAAAAGATTAGAGAAGCTGAAGTACAAAAATTCCCTTACATGTTAATTGTAGGAGAGGATGAAGAGAAAAACGGAACGATTTCTGTTAGAAAACACGGAGACTCTGGTAAATCTAATCAAACAATGAAAATAGAAGAATTTATCAATCTTGTACAAGAGGAAGTAAAAGGTTCTATGAAACAATTTGGAGAATAA
- the rpmI gene encoding 50S ribosomal protein L35, with amino-acid sequence MPKMKTKSSAKKRFKLTGSGKIKRKHAFKSHILTKKSKKRKLALTHSGLVSKADTHSIKDQLRLI; translated from the coding sequence ATGCCTAAAATGAAAACTAAATCTAGTGCTAAGAAACGTTTTAAACTAACTGGCTCTGGTAAAATCAAAAGAAAACACGCTTTTAAAAGTCACATTTTGACTAAAAAATCTAAAAAGCGTAAATTAGCTTTAACTCACTCTGGATTAGTGTCTAAAGCTGATACACACAGTATCAAAGATCAATTAAGATTAATCTAA